From a region of the Tenggerimyces flavus genome:
- a CDS encoding right-handed parallel beta-helix repeat-containing protein: MRRMLVVLAALASLLVVPLPSAAADCFGWSGQLPLRDAVSANACVQVAPGVWDVDDFVVVPAGHTVRGTPGGDRSATVLRAVQPWENTVAEGILNDDGSNGAPFVVADLTLESGGLATSALCCRGFTARNVVLQGARCYGLGIAGVRVDVTDSLIRHNGAWSGCPSPPGAGVYVVSTVAGPSNWAPRIANTTIRDNTGPGLDIASVWGGQLIGNTIVANTNWAGISLFGSHWLIEGNTVRHPATNQGQPYQRPCASGPSGERSAAIMLCQLHDTDNDVTTDNVVRGNAVSSWYGILLVGNDETRPYWAPRTNTVENNDVTGSVHGCADDFRPGQWFSDQNTWTGNNCSGSPNSGPSYF; encoded by the coding sequence ATGAGACGCATGTTGGTGGTGCTGGCCGCGTTGGCGTCCCTTCTCGTCGTCCCGTTGCCGTCCGCGGCGGCGGACTGCTTCGGCTGGTCTGGCCAGCTGCCGCTGCGCGACGCGGTGAGCGCGAACGCGTGCGTGCAGGTCGCGCCGGGCGTTTGGGACGTGGACGACTTCGTCGTCGTGCCTGCTGGCCACACCGTGCGGGGGACGCCGGGCGGCGACCGTTCGGCCACGGTGCTGCGTGCCGTGCAGCCGTGGGAGAACACAGTCGCGGAGGGAATCCTCAACGACGACGGGTCGAACGGTGCACCGTTCGTCGTCGCCGACCTCACGCTCGAGAGCGGCGGTCTGGCCACGTCGGCGCTGTGTTGCCGCGGCTTCACGGCCCGGAACGTCGTCCTGCAAGGAGCTCGGTGCTACGGGCTCGGCATCGCCGGTGTGCGCGTCGACGTCACCGACAGCCTGATCCGCCACAACGGCGCGTGGTCCGGCTGCCCGAGCCCACCCGGCGCGGGCGTGTACGTGGTGTCGACCGTGGCGGGGCCGTCGAACTGGGCGCCGCGGATCGCGAACACGACGATCCGCGACAACACCGGTCCCGGCCTCGACATCGCGAGCGTCTGGGGAGGGCAGCTGATCGGCAACACGATCGTCGCCAACACCAACTGGGCGGGCATCTCGCTGTTCGGTTCGCACTGGCTGATCGAGGGCAACACCGTTCGCCATCCGGCGACCAACCAGGGCCAGCCCTACCAGCGACCGTGCGCTTCCGGGCCATCCGGTGAGCGCTCGGCGGCGATCATGCTCTGCCAGCTGCACGACACCGACAACGACGTGACGACCGACAACGTCGTGCGCGGCAACGCGGTGTCGAGCTGGTACGGCATCCTGCTGGTCGGCAACGACGAGACCCGCCCGTACTGGGCGCCGCGCACCAACACGGTCGAGAACAACGACGTCACGGGCAGCGTGCACGGGTGCGCGGACGACTTCCGGCCGGGTCAGTGGTTCAGCGACCAGAACACGTGGACCGGCAACAACTGCTCGGGATCGCCGAACAGCGGGCCGTCGTACTTCTAG
- a CDS encoding glycoside hydrolase family 88 protein, translating to MRRRQFLTGTAALGAAATLAGPAAEAAPPDTLPTRAEVVEVLNRVDNYWIGTHANPGGTDWARATYFSGLMHHYWLTREQRLLDYGLAWGNQNAWGLTGGVTTRNADNHCAGQAYLDLFEEVGGANKIAMIESSVSRMLTDQPDKNDDWWWCDTLHMAMPVFARFGKLRGNNLYWVKLYRLYHYSKRQHGNAAVYVKPGNRSESSAFWYRDHRFQVDGEAAASPNGKPVHWSRGNGWVMAAYAKTLKVIPSTDKRGPEYVRGLRDLASELRTVQQADGFWYPNLSDPQHFGAPETSGTAFFAFGIAYGIRAGLLDRATYLPVVARAWNGMVATAVRSDGFLGYCQPGGDRPAAAPATRTEDFGVGAFLMAGSEIAGLTS from the coding sequence ATGAGGCGCAGACAGTTTCTCACCGGTACGGCGGCGCTCGGAGCCGCGGCGACGCTCGCCGGTCCGGCAGCCGAGGCGGCACCGCCCGACACGTTGCCGACCCGGGCCGAGGTCGTCGAGGTGCTGAACCGGGTCGACAACTACTGGATCGGCACGCACGCGAACCCGGGCGGGACCGACTGGGCGCGCGCCACGTACTTCAGCGGGCTCATGCACCACTACTGGCTCACCCGCGAGCAACGCCTGCTGGACTACGGCCTCGCGTGGGGCAACCAGAACGCGTGGGGCCTCACCGGCGGCGTGACCACGCGGAACGCCGACAACCACTGCGCAGGGCAGGCGTACCTGGACCTGTTCGAGGAGGTCGGCGGCGCCAACAAGATCGCGATGATCGAGTCGTCGGTCTCGCGCATGCTCACCGACCAGCCGGACAAGAACGACGACTGGTGGTGGTGCGACACGCTGCACATGGCGATGCCGGTCTTCGCCCGTTTCGGCAAGCTGCGTGGGAACAACCTGTACTGGGTGAAGCTCTACCGGCTCTACCACTACTCCAAACGCCAGCATGGCAACGCCGCGGTCTACGTCAAGCCGGGCAACCGGAGCGAGTCGTCGGCGTTCTGGTATCGCGACCACCGGTTCCAGGTCGACGGCGAGGCGGCAGCGTCGCCGAACGGCAAACCGGTGCACTGGTCGCGCGGCAACGGCTGGGTGATGGCGGCGTACGCCAAGACGCTGAAGGTGATCCCGTCTACTGACAAGCGCGGGCCGGAGTACGTGCGCGGGCTGCGGGACCTTGCGTCCGAGCTGCGAACCGTCCAGCAGGCCGACGGATTCTGGTACCCGAACCTGTCCGACCCGCAGCACTTCGGCGCTCCGGAGACGAGCGGCACGGCGTTCTTCGCGTTCGGGATCGCGTACGGGATCCGCGCGGGGCTGCTCGACCGGGCGACGTACCTGCCGGTGGTCGCGCGTGCGTGGAACGGGATGGTAGCGACGGCCGTACGTTCCGACGGCTTCCTCGGGTACTGCCAGCCCGGCGGTGACCGGCCGGCGGCGGCGCCCGCGACGCGGACCGAGGACTTCGGCGTCGGCGCTTTCCTCATGGCCGGTTCGGAGATCGCGGGGCTGACCTCATGA
- a CDS encoding DUF4185 domain-containing protein produces MIAKVALAGLLCAGGLVPPLSAAAPPLPPTESVVTLANGPRYERATNGVVYSPLNEPSFIAGHDNGQSAGYDNGQGLRFSYWSFGDTFLTQPNGDGRRFLGNTGALTVDLDLADSVSDWWYEGGDGAPREFIGLNPTERAWNIQRADTSPAAGCQPRAGVAWMQCGDELALWGGSVVADPARGRILAFYSLIKRYHALKQGCTQDDIDNRNEACREFRFDGVGIGVNVWTEATSDGEGWVRQNVANATDPTTPSAIWPYDTDPATADPHFDTGMHVDGGFLYAYGCYGFLASECRLARVPLTPANAVWDRAAWRFYAGPGRDSTACPDVWSTALSCATPLPAGENGKLSGGAAGTSVFWSPYLSRFVALYSVPLSNDIHYRVAARPEGPWSAAGLLTTALPSAGTGLASISYAAFAHPEYAEQNGKVQYVTYAHTTGPTSSDFPVVKVTFGGGAQ; encoded by the coding sequence ATGATCGCCAAGGTCGCCCTGGCCGGGCTGCTCTGCGCCGGCGGGCTCGTCCCTCCGCTCTCGGCGGCAGCGCCGCCGTTGCCGCCGACCGAGTCCGTGGTGACGTTGGCGAACGGACCGCGCTACGAGCGCGCGACGAACGGCGTCGTCTACAGCCCGTTGAACGAGCCGAGCTTCATCGCCGGCCACGACAACGGCCAGAGCGCGGGCTACGACAACGGGCAGGGGTTGCGGTTCTCGTACTGGTCGTTCGGCGACACGTTCCTCACCCAGCCGAACGGCGACGGCCGGCGGTTCCTCGGCAACACCGGCGCGCTCACCGTCGACCTCGACCTCGCCGACAGTGTGAGCGACTGGTGGTACGAAGGCGGCGACGGCGCACCGCGCGAGTTCATCGGGCTCAACCCCACCGAGCGGGCGTGGAACATCCAGCGGGCCGACACGAGTCCTGCCGCGGGTTGCCAACCCCGAGCCGGGGTTGCCTGGATGCAATGCGGCGACGAGCTCGCGCTCTGGGGCGGCTCGGTCGTCGCGGACCCCGCTCGTGGGCGGATCCTCGCGTTCTACAGCCTGATCAAGCGGTACCACGCGTTGAAGCAGGGCTGCACGCAAGACGACATTGACAACCGCAACGAGGCCTGCCGCGAGTTCCGGTTCGACGGCGTCGGGATCGGCGTGAACGTCTGGACCGAGGCCACCTCCGACGGTGAGGGCTGGGTACGGCAGAACGTCGCGAACGCCACCGACCCGACGACGCCGAGCGCGATCTGGCCGTACGACACCGACCCGGCCACGGCCGATCCACACTTCGACACCGGCATGCACGTCGACGGCGGATTCCTTTACGCGTATGGGTGCTACGGGTTCCTCGCGTCCGAGTGTCGACTGGCACGCGTCCCGCTGACGCCCGCGAACGCGGTGTGGGATCGTGCCGCATGGCGGTTCTACGCGGGTCCCGGCCGCGACTCAACGGCCTGCCCGGACGTGTGGTCGACCGCGTTGTCGTGCGCGACTCCCTTGCCCGCTGGGGAGAACGGCAAGCTCAGCGGCGGAGCCGCCGGGACGTCGGTGTTCTGGAGTCCGTACCTGAGCAGGTTCGTGGCCCTCTACAGCGTGCCGCTCAGCAACGACATCCACTACCGCGTGGCGGCGCGGCCCGAGGGCCCGTGGTCCGCGGCGGGCCTGCTCACGACCGCGTTGCCCTCCGCCGGAACGGGTCTCGCCTCGATCAGCTACGCCGCGTTCGCGCATCCGGAGTACGCGGAACAAAACGGCAAGGTGCAGTACGTGACGTACGCCCACACGACAGGCCCGACCAGCTCGGACTTCCCCGTCGTCAAGGTGACCTTCGGAGGTGGTGCGCAATGA
- a CDS encoding BNR-4 repeat-containing protein has translation MIPIRISALATAVLATVLAGAVLAPPASAAVVLGPLETISVAVDDKNQAGWWSPIDEFAGRTYLAYNTDVLDNPGRHNVWVTRRDAAGSYARGCLPNTTGTVCAEFTDDLGHNQPSLAVDGDGFIHVFAAMHNSTGITYYRSVRPGDPTEFARRTSELPDGSLGFTYPNVTRAPNGDLWLIIRARSVPTRAGARLYHWTNATNSWSLVGGTAFAYQQSPQRTVYPDDVQVTADGVVHIAFEWAYAATGVRHEGSYLQYRPGTNTFHVANGTQVAIPTTPATPGLIFQPLMAGEAYDGDFGVQSAKLALRPSGTTWTPVIAYRYREVGTPTFKVRRARFVNGAWTRDIMYGGPSQTTAALDVTTAGSSDRVYYVKSDAGGTAIAAEQNGASWVETPVAAGKPVQRLGVITRANGTDLAYLCAPTAISARRGELYYREIGR, from the coding sequence ATGATCCCGATCCGAATCTCGGCACTCGCCACCGCCGTCCTCGCCACTGTTCTCGCCGGCGCCGTTCTGGCGCCGCCCGCCTCGGCGGCCGTCGTCCTCGGACCGCTCGAGACCATCTCGGTCGCGGTCGACGACAAGAACCAGGCGGGCTGGTGGTCGCCGATCGACGAGTTCGCCGGCCGTACGTACCTCGCGTACAACACCGACGTGCTCGACAACCCCGGCCGGCACAACGTCTGGGTCACCCGCCGCGACGCCGCCGGAAGCTATGCCCGCGGCTGCCTCCCGAACACGACGGGAACGGTGTGCGCGGAGTTCACCGACGACCTCGGCCACAACCAGCCGTCGCTCGCGGTCGACGGTGACGGCTTCATCCACGTGTTCGCGGCGATGCACAACAGCACCGGCATCACCTACTACCGGTCGGTGCGGCCGGGGGACCCTACGGAGTTCGCCCGCCGGACGTCGGAGCTGCCCGACGGGAGCCTCGGCTTCACCTATCCCAACGTGACCCGCGCCCCGAACGGCGATCTGTGGTTGATCATTCGCGCCCGCAGCGTCCCGACCCGTGCCGGGGCGCGGCTCTATCACTGGACGAACGCGACCAACAGTTGGTCGCTGGTCGGCGGCACCGCGTTCGCCTACCAGCAGAGTCCGCAGCGCACCGTCTACCCGGACGACGTTCAGGTGACCGCCGACGGGGTGGTGCACATCGCGTTCGAGTGGGCCTACGCCGCGACGGGTGTGCGGCACGAGGGCTCGTACCTGCAGTACAGACCGGGGACGAACACGTTCCACGTCGCGAACGGCACCCAGGTCGCCATCCCGACGACGCCGGCCACACCAGGGCTGATCTTCCAGCCGCTGATGGCGGGCGAGGCGTACGACGGCGACTTCGGCGTGCAGAGTGCCAAGCTGGCCTTGCGTCCGTCCGGGACGACCTGGACGCCGGTGATCGCGTACCGCTACCGAGAGGTCGGCACGCCCACGTTCAAGGTTCGTCGCGCGCGTTTCGTCAACGGGGCTTGGACGAGGGACATCATGTACGGCGGACCCTCGCAGACCACCGCGGCGCTCGACGTGACCACGGCGGGCAGCTCGGACCGCGTCTACTACGTCAAGTCCGACGCCGGCGGTACCGCGATCGCGGCCGAGCAGAACGGCGCGAGCTGGGTGGAGACGCCCGTGGCGGCGGGTAAACCCGTGCAACGGTTGGGCGTCATCACTCGCGCCAACGGTACGGACCTCGCCTATCTCTGCGCGCCAACGGCGATCTCCGCGCGACGAGGTGAGCTCTACTACCGGGAGATCGGACGATGA
- a CDS encoding mandelate racemase/muconate lactonizing enzyme family protein: MKVVKLETFALRAEPAETYWGARTWSSEQRMPTYPPESRRHYLYSRTIDTALVRVETADGVVGWGEAKAPVAVTATCALIDELLTPLVLGSRLDELAVTWDRMYAGMRVRGHDSGFWIEALSGVDIALWDAWARTLGQPLYALLGGRQRERVPVYASGIPAAPAGSGADGLRAVRAEAETLRGQGYDAVKVAIGVDPASDVASVAAVREVFADGCRVYADAAGQYDARQALLVGRELERLGVGFFEMPVGPELLDTYAMLAARLDIPLALDSLAGRFRALEFLRREALHVLQPDVCRAGGITETMRIAALADAFGARATPHVSIGSAVHLAASLHCAAAIPNLDVLEYWVGTNPLGRPLATDVLVPEAGSVAVPEGPGLGISVDEAAVRALAG; encoded by the coding sequence ATGAAGGTCGTCAAGCTCGAGACGTTCGCGCTGCGCGCCGAGCCGGCCGAGACGTACTGGGGCGCGCGGACGTGGAGCTCCGAGCAGCGGATGCCGACGTACCCGCCGGAGTCGCGTCGCCACTACCTCTACTCGCGCACGATCGACACCGCGCTCGTCCGCGTCGAGACCGCGGACGGCGTCGTCGGCTGGGGTGAGGCGAAGGCGCCGGTGGCCGTGACCGCGACCTGCGCACTGATCGACGAGCTGCTGACCCCGTTGGTGCTCGGCTCGCGGCTGGACGAGCTCGCGGTGACGTGGGACCGGATGTACGCCGGCATGCGCGTCCGCGGTCACGACTCCGGCTTCTGGATCGAGGCGCTGTCCGGCGTCGACATCGCGCTGTGGGACGCGTGGGCACGGACGCTCGGCCAACCGCTCTACGCGCTGCTCGGCGGCAGGCAGCGAGAGCGCGTCCCGGTGTACGCGTCCGGCATCCCCGCGGCACCGGCCGGCTCCGGTGCCGACGGACTCCGCGCCGTGCGGGCAGAGGCGGAGACGCTGCGCGGGCAGGGCTACGACGCGGTGAAGGTGGCGATCGGGGTCGATCCGGCGTCCGACGTCGCGTCGGTCGCCGCGGTACGCGAGGTCTTCGCCGACGGCTGCCGCGTCTACGCCGACGCCGCCGGGCAGTACGACGCGCGCCAGGCGCTGCTCGTCGGCCGTGAGCTCGAACGGCTCGGGGTCGGGTTCTTCGAGATGCCTGTCGGCCCGGAGCTGCTCGACACGTACGCGATGTTGGCCGCCCGCTTGGACATTCCACTCGCGCTGGACTCGCTCGCCGGCCGGTTCCGCGCGCTGGAGTTCCTGCGTCGCGAGGCGTTGCACGTTCTCCAACCCGACGTCTGTCGCGCCGGCGGGATCACCGAGACCATGCGCATCGCCGCGCTCGCCGACGCGTTCGGGGCGCGAGCGACTCCGCACGTGAGCATCGGCTCCGCCGTCCACCTGGCCGCCAGCCTGCACTGCGCGGCCGCGATCCCCAACCTGGACGTGCTGGAGTACTGGGTCGGCACCAACCCGCTCGGCCGCCCGCTCGCTACCGACGTGCTCGTCCCCGAGGCGGGTAGCGTCGCGGTCCCCGAGGGGCCTGGCCTGGGCATCTCGGTCGACGAGGCGGCGGTACGAGCGCTCGCCGGCTGA
- a CDS encoding glycoside hydrolase family 88 protein, with amino-acid sequence MSAELEGVVNATLRCSFKVWGFGIGPALNGLVRAGHGEYVRDLMSAAAARPPGDPTDHLVPVEALVELGLDGPWAKAFRSAVVDAVRPVPGRPRVHRPDFPPWQRTIWVDCLHTDGPGLALLGEDEAAVELTEEACAALQRDDGLFDHGYDVAAGRGNGVAWGRGQGWALLGLTGVLAHVPDDRLARRLRRLVEALAACERDGRWGTVVDRPDAPVELSTSAYVAHAVGAAVRHGLVDAAYADLADRALAAALAGLKNGALPTSEATPVGTVESYLDRPLGLHPWGQGPLLLALLDRRQA; translated from the coding sequence TTGTCGGCTGAGCTCGAGGGCGTTGTCAACGCGACCTTGCGGTGCTCGTTCAAGGTCTGGGGGTTCGGCATCGGCCCCGCGCTCAACGGGCTCGTCCGAGCGGGGCACGGCGAGTACGTCCGCGACCTGATGAGCGCCGCCGCGGCGCGGCCGCCGGGTGACCCGACCGATCACCTGGTCCCGGTCGAGGCGTTGGTCGAGCTCGGGTTGGATGGCCCGTGGGCCAAGGCGTTCCGGTCCGCGGTCGTCGATGCCGTACGGCCCGTGCCTGGCCGGCCGCGCGTGCATCGGCCGGACTTTCCCCCGTGGCAGCGCACGATCTGGGTCGACTGCCTGCACACCGACGGGCCTGGGCTCGCGTTGCTCGGCGAGGATGAGGCCGCGGTGGAGCTGACCGAGGAGGCGTGCGCCGCGCTGCAGCGCGACGACGGGCTGTTCGACCACGGGTACGACGTCGCCGCGGGACGCGGGAACGGCGTCGCGTGGGGACGCGGCCAGGGCTGGGCGCTGCTCGGGCTGACCGGCGTCCTCGCCCACGTACCGGACGACCGTCTCGCCAGGCGGCTGCGACGGTTGGTGGAAGCACTGGCGGCGTGCGAACGCGACGGCCGCTGGGGAACGGTCGTCGACCGACCGGACGCCCCGGTGGAGCTGTCGACGTCCGCGTACGTCGCGCACGCCGTGGGCGCCGCCGTACGGCACGGCCTGGTCGACGCCGCGTACGCCGACCTCGCCGACCGCGCGCTCGCGGCAGCCCTTGCGGGCTTGAAGAACGGCGCGCTCCCGACCTCCGAGGCGACGCCCGTCGGAACGGTGGAGAGCTACCTCGACCGCCCGCTCGGCCTGCACCCGTGGGGCCAGGGACCGCTGTTGCTCGCGCTGCTGGACAGGAGACAGGCATGA
- a CDS encoding extracellular solute-binding protein translates to MDRTLSRRVLLGALAAGTLAACAPSGGPPPSTQNENADGLTTDDGVKDVTFTSWSMNEAASKAQLQELLDAYKSSAGVTIKTPSYPYNDYLKQVILQLQGGQVAGAVQLDVTWVASLGAMGKLADLAPLAKDVRYTEAGLKVGQYDGKQVGLPWTHGAIGLVGNSELIERAGITTEPETLEDFEAALTELKGLGGGVVPYAAMTKVANLKDIVVWMWTFGSPVVEDGKIVVGDEPSVEALTWYKGLYDKGLIGKDMDRFDARALFGQGKVGLYDDAAPARKFVSANATDPKIGEKLVAWKRPVLKAGDQPQAMAWGHVLAVVAGGEGEYAAGQFVKHLTSDADTAITYFKSAGYPPTTQQALENPTFTGDPFASSFVEKVTATSKSDPLWVYPQSAQLYETLAKQVQAILIGDATPKQGLETAREAMQKLVG, encoded by the coding sequence ATGGATCGCACCCTCAGTCGCCGCGTCCTGCTCGGCGCGCTCGCGGCCGGCACGCTCGCGGCGTGCGCACCGTCCGGCGGTCCGCCGCCGAGTACGCAGAACGAGAACGCCGACGGGCTGACCACGGACGACGGCGTGAAGGACGTCACGTTCACCAGCTGGTCGATGAACGAGGCGGCGTCGAAGGCGCAGCTGCAGGAGCTGCTCGACGCGTACAAGTCGTCGGCCGGCGTGACGATCAAGACGCCGTCGTACCCGTACAACGACTACCTCAAGCAGGTCATCCTGCAGCTGCAGGGCGGTCAGGTCGCCGGCGCCGTGCAGCTCGACGTGACCTGGGTCGCCTCGCTCGGCGCGATGGGCAAGCTGGCCGACCTCGCACCGCTCGCCAAGGACGTCCGGTACACCGAAGCGGGATTGAAGGTCGGGCAGTACGACGGCAAGCAGGTCGGGTTGCCCTGGACGCACGGCGCGATCGGCCTGGTCGGCAACTCCGAGCTGATCGAGCGCGCCGGCATCACGACGGAGCCCGAGACGCTGGAGGACTTCGAAGCGGCGTTGACCGAGCTCAAGGGCCTCGGTGGCGGAGTGGTGCCGTACGCGGCGATGACCAAGGTCGCGAACCTCAAGGACATCGTCGTGTGGATGTGGACGTTCGGCAGCCCGGTCGTCGAGGACGGCAAGATCGTGGTCGGCGACGAGCCGTCCGTCGAGGCCCTGACCTGGTACAAGGGCCTGTACGACAAGGGGCTGATCGGCAAGGACATGGACCGGTTCGACGCCCGCGCGCTGTTCGGCCAGGGCAAGGTCGGCCTGTACGACGACGCCGCGCCGGCGCGGAAGTTCGTCTCCGCGAACGCGACGGATCCCAAGATCGGCGAGAAGCTCGTCGCCTGGAAGCGGCCGGTGTTGAAGGCCGGCGACCAGCCGCAGGCCATGGCGTGGGGGCATGTGCTCGCCGTCGTCGCCGGCGGGGAGGGCGAGTACGCGGCGGGGCAGTTCGTCAAGCACCTCACCAGCGACGCCGACACCGCGATCACGTACTTCAAGAGCGCCGGGTATCCGCCCACCACCCAACAGGCGTTGGAGAATCCGACGTTCACCGGCGACCCGTTCGCGTCCTCGTTCGTCGAGAAGGTCACCGCGACCTCGAAGTCGGATCCGCTGTGGGTGTATCCCCAGTCGGCGCAGCTGTACGAGACGCTCGCCAAGCAGGTGCAGGCGATCCTCATCGGCGACGCGACGCCGAAGCAGGGCTTGGAGACGGCGCGAGAGGCGATGCAGAAGCTTGTCGGCTGA
- a CDS encoding carbohydrate ABC transporter permease encodes MTSTLTAPAPSRSRSAAARSRRRRPIDKGKLLAWLTIVLVGAFALLPVYWMLVTAVRPAGEVFQFPPKLLPTSVTFAHFQSFVSDPKLLGYLLNSVVVSVATAVLTLAVATYTAYSFSKFRYRGRSSLMYLVLASQMFPHALLLITLYLLFNAFGLLNSYLGLVLSFTAFTMPLCIWMLKGVFDTIPDAMIEQAKVDGAGRFTIIHRIVLPVAAPGVVAAGLFAFIRGWNDFIFALTLAGPDKQTLPPGLVNTYVGEFQTAWPALMAASLIVSVPVIVGFVSLQRYLVAGLAGGAVKG; translated from the coding sequence ATGACGTCGACGCTCACCGCGCCCGCACCGAGCCGCTCGCGCAGCGCCGCGGCGAGGTCCAGGAGGCGCAGGCCGATCGACAAGGGCAAGCTCCTTGCCTGGTTGACGATCGTCCTCGTCGGGGCGTTCGCGCTGCTGCCGGTCTACTGGATGCTCGTCACCGCGGTACGGCCCGCCGGCGAGGTGTTCCAGTTCCCGCCGAAGCTGCTGCCGACCTCGGTCACGTTCGCGCACTTCCAGTCGTTCGTCAGCGACCCGAAGCTGCTCGGCTACCTGCTGAACAGCGTCGTCGTGTCGGTCGCCACCGCCGTGCTCACGCTTGCCGTCGCGACGTACACCGCGTACTCGTTCTCGAAGTTCCGCTACCGCGGCCGGTCGTCGCTGATGTACCTCGTGCTCGCGTCGCAGATGTTCCCGCACGCGCTGCTGCTGATCACGTTGTACCTGCTGTTCAACGCGTTCGGCCTGCTCAACTCCTATCTCGGCCTGGTTCTCTCGTTCACCGCGTTCACGATGCCGTTGTGCATCTGGATGTTGAAGGGCGTCTTCGACACGATCCCGGACGCGATGATCGAGCAGGCCAAGGTGGACGGCGCGGGCCGGTTCACGATCATCCATCGCATCGTGCTGCCGGTCGCAGCGCCCGGTGTCGTCGCCGCGGGGCTGTTCGCCTTCATCCGCGGCTGGAACGACTTCATCTTCGCGCTGACGCTCGCCGGTCCGGACAAGCAGACCTTGCCGCCGGGCTTGGTGAACACCTACGTCGGCGAGTTCCAGACCGCGTGGCCGGCGCTGATGGCGGCCTCGCTGATCGTTTCGGTCCCGGTCATCGTCGGATTCGTCAGCCTGCAGCGTTATCTCGTCGCCGGCCTGGCCGGCGGCGCCGTCAAGGGCTAG
- a CDS encoding carbohydrate ABC transporter permease: MTTFTGSERRRGLSDRTFGVLLTLPALVLLAGIVFYPLISALSTSLFRQSLVLAGRSFVGLDNFADVLRGDALEIARNTAVFTISATLLPFVIGFAAALALNAGVRGQALLRSLFLLPWVLPGVVVSFVWLWIFNTNYGLLNGVLVRTGLATDSTSWLSDPLWAMVAVVVAKTWASFPWMMVMLLAGLQTVPRDLYEAAALDGAGAVRRFFNVSLPHLRGIIGIVVLLELIWNLQHFDTIYVLTGGGPAGATTTFAVAVYTTAFKGFDLGHAGALGALWMLVLTVVVIVYLRYSERREPRPV, translated from the coding sequence GTGACCACGTTCACCGGCTCCGAGCGGCGCCGAGGTCTGTCGGACCGGACGTTCGGCGTCCTGCTGACGCTGCCGGCGCTCGTCCTGCTCGCCGGCATCGTCTTCTACCCGCTGATCTCGGCGCTCAGCACGAGCCTGTTCCGGCAGAGCCTCGTGCTGGCGGGGCGCAGCTTCGTCGGCCTCGACAACTTCGCCGACGTCCTGCGCGGTGACGCGCTCGAGATCGCCCGCAACACAGCGGTCTTCACGATCTCCGCGACGCTGCTCCCGTTCGTCATCGGCTTCGCCGCGGCGCTCGCGCTGAACGCCGGCGTCCGCGGACAGGCCTTGCTGCGCAGCCTGTTCCTGCTGCCGTGGGTGCTCCCCGGCGTGGTCGTGAGCTTCGTCTGGCTGTGGATCTTCAACACCAACTACGGACTGCTGAACGGTGTCCTCGTCCGCACCGGGCTCGCGACCGACAGCACGTCGTGGCTGAGCGACCCGTTGTGGGCGATGGTCGCGGTGGTCGTCGCGAAGACCTGGGCGAGCTTCCCCTGGATGATGGTGATGCTGCTCGCCGGCCTGCAGACCGTTCCCCGCGACCTGTACGAGGCCGCGGCGCTCGACGGCGCCGGCGCGGTACGGCGGTTCTTCAACGTCAGCCTGCCCCACCTGCGCGGCATCATCGGCATCGTCGTGCTGCTCGAGCTGATCTGGAACCTCCAGCACTTCGACACGATCTACGTCCTCACCGGTGGCGGACCGGCCGGCGCCACGACCACGTTCGCGGTCGCCGTCTACACCACTGCGTTCAAGGGCTTCGACCTCGGCCACGCCGGTGCGCTCGGCGCGCTCTGGATGTTGGTGCTGACCGTCGTCGTGATCGTCTACCTGCGTTACTCCGAACGTCGCGAGCCGAGGCCGGTATGA